The following are encoded together in the Parabacteroides chongii genome:
- a CDS encoding NVEALA domain-containing protein, translated as MNKKIFGAALIAAMALTAGWNFNQSKNKVDLSDLALANAEALARGESDEWYSGYEKGEKTINGITIDCCVPSSSSNACNYGIIGYIQIK; from the coding sequence ATGAATAAAAAGATCTTTGGGGCAGCTCTTATCGCTGCTATGGCTCTTACAGCCGGCTGGAATTTCAACCAGAGCAAAAATAAAGTGGATTTGTCAGATTTAGCATTAGCGAATGCGGAAGCTCTTGCTAGAGGAGAATCCGACGAATGGTATAGTGGATACGAAAAAGGGGAAAAAACAATTAATGGTATAACAATAGATTGTTGTGTACCATCCTCTTCTTCCAATGCATGTAATTATGGGATAATAGGCTACATTCAGATTAAATAA
- a CDS encoding NVEALA domain-containing protein, with amino-acid sequence MKKFLGIIAIAAVVTTAGWNFSQSQNEVDLSDLALANVEALALGEGAFDCIPHCTASSISDCLVYTNGSLSKICFYFRARI; translated from the coding sequence ATGAAAAAGTTTTTGGGTATTATAGCTATCGCAGCCGTAGTAACTACAGCTGGCTGGAATTTTAGCCAAAGTCAAAATGAAGTGGATTTGTCAGATCTAGCATTAGCTAATGTAGAAGCTTTAGCACTAGGTGAAGGAGCATTTGATTGTATTCCGCATTGTACCGCTAGTTCTATTTCTGACTGCCTTGTATACACCAATGGATCTCTTAGTAAAATATGTTTTTATTTTAGAGCTCGTATATAA
- a CDS encoding BF3164 family lipoprotein — MKINLFLILLFIQYSCVTKQEKELIFTPIKKEIVSNISSQVINSSLMMIMARDIDIYGDYLIVRTFTDNKYLHILNKNTGEVITNLAIKGNGPNEITDMADQIHIDKGGNLYWFDYNKKKLFGTSINSIANSSFSIKTTNFESHFTNIDLALPLHRGYLLSLGDKHSDQNETQRYAVADSLNIKSIYSGFPVIKNETRRPEDVYLNYRTSQHITLSPDLSRFVTSEIYGGILEIFHLSDSIKRNSIHPLYEAKPNELHGFVDVYATDYFIYAIKIDSNMNGSNPENRYNKIMVFNWNGEYIRTYQTDYNLLTLCVDEESRHIYAIGQDISLNSELQVLSLKI; from the coding sequence ATGAAAATTAATCTATTTCTTATTTTACTATTTATTCAATATTCCTGTGTTACCAAACAAGAAAAAGAGTTGATATTTACGCCTATAAAGAAAGAGATAGTTAGTAATATCTCATCTCAGGTCATTAATTCTTCATTGATGATGATTATGGCTAGAGACATCGATATATACGGAGACTATTTGATCGTTAGAACATTTACAGACAATAAATATTTGCACATTTTAAATAAAAACACTGGAGAAGTTATTACAAATTTAGCAATCAAAGGTAACGGTCCCAATGAAATAACCGATATGGCCGACCAAATTCATATAGATAAAGGAGGTAATCTATATTGGTTTGATTATAATAAGAAAAAACTTTTTGGCACTAGTATCAATTCTATTGCTAATTCTTCTTTTTCCATTAAAACAACAAACTTTGAATCACATTTCACAAATATAGACCTTGCTCTTCCTTTACATAGAGGATATTTATTGTCTTTGGGTGATAAACACTCTGATCAAAACGAGACACAACGTTATGCTGTAGCTGACTCTTTAAATATAAAGTCTATTTATTCAGGATTTCCTGTCATAAAAAATGAGACAAGGCGTCCGGAAGATGTTTATTTAAATTACAGGACTTCACAGCATATCACGCTTTCGCCTGATTTAAGTCGCTTTGTCACAAGCGAAATATATGGAGGCATCCTGGAAATTTTCCATTTGTCCGACTCCATCAAACGTAATTCCATTCATCCTCTTTATGAAGCCAAACCTAATGAATTGCATGGTTTTGTTGATGTATATGCAACGGATTACTTTATTTATGCAATCAAAATAGATAGTAACATGAATGGTAGTAACCCCGAAAACAGATACAATAAAATAATGGTTTTCAATTGGAACGGTGAATATATTAGAACATATCAGACAGACTATAATTTACTTACTCTGTGTGTCGATGAAGAATCAAGACATATATATGCGATAGGACAAGATATTTCATTAAATTCCGAATTACAAGTTTTATCTTTAAAAATATAA
- a CDS encoding 6-bladed beta-propeller, translated as MKTNILFILGMLLLFSGCKNENNTSNSVQNTPIIIPIEKQNAQPISLTDYVDSVKYIPLDTKDENLINHLTKVFFVDDKILVVDGEEMRILFFDKSGEYLYKIDKQGKGPEEYTVLHTVMVDEEKRIIVYDSMGHKLVYYSIDGKFLKATTEISNNALIRNIINLPNGNFLCYTYNLTSEQVGEQASGLWEIDSNGVFVRSYFAYETLYPIVHNYDNSNLQANAKESISILDIVNQKIFHLHEGKLTEYLSFKIDNDRRKEYAGKTYTEKKDYNICINFQEKGNRIFTGWKNTEEGFHTIFSKQNNESILISKKTFWDGKGKIPFGRKLFIDNNSSDILLTSFSGTDILEILEKENLQQQYRKQIEKIIAGKNETEILEMNPVLLLLYIK; from the coding sequence ATGAAGACAAATATTCTTTTTATTTTGGGTATGCTACTTTTATTTTCAGGATGTAAAAATGAAAATAACACTTCAAATTCTGTCCAAAATACACCTATTATAATTCCTATTGAAAAACAGAATGCACAACCCATATCTCTTACTGACTATGTAGATTCTGTTAAGTATATACCATTAGACACTAAGGATGAGAATTTAATAAACCATTTAACAAAAGTTTTTTTCGTAGATGATAAGATTCTGGTTGTTGATGGTGAAGAGATGCGAATTTTATTCTTCGACAAAAGCGGAGAATACTTGTATAAAATAGATAAGCAAGGAAAGGGACCGGAAGAGTATACAGTGTTACATACCGTAATGGTAGATGAAGAAAAAAGGATTATTGTATATGACTCTATGGGACATAAACTTGTTTACTATTCTATTGATGGGAAATTTCTGAAAGCTACTACAGAAATTTCAAATAATGCTTTAATTAGAAATATCATCAATCTCCCCAATGGTAATTTCTTATGCTATACTTACAATTTAACTTCTGAACAAGTAGGAGAGCAAGCTTCCGGCTTGTGGGAAATTGACTCAAATGGTGTATTCGTCCGTAGTTATTTTGCTTATGAAACATTATATCCAATTGTACATAATTATGACAATTCAAATCTTCAGGCAAATGCGAAAGAATCTATAAGCATATTGGATATAGTTAATCAGAAGATATTTCATTTGCATGAAGGAAAACTCACTGAGTATTTATCCTTCAAAATAGATAATGATAGACGTAAAGAGTATGCAGGTAAGACATACACCGAGAAAAAAGATTACAATATATGCATTAATTTTCAAGAAAAAGGGAATCGTATTTTTACCGGATGGAAAAATACAGAAGAGGGTTTTCATACTATTTTTTCTAAACAGAATAATGAATCTATATTAATTTCAAAAAAAACATTTTGGGATGGTAAAGGTAAAATTCCTTTTGGCCGAAAATTGTTTATTGATAATAATTCCTCAGACATATTACTTACATCTTTTTCAGGGACTGATATTTTGGAGATTCTTGAAAAAGAAAACTTGCAGCAACAATATAGGAAGCAAATAGAAAAAATAATTGCAGGAAAAAATGAAACAGAAATCTTGGAAATGAATCCGGTCTTATTGTTGCTATACATAAAATAA
- a CDS encoding BF3164 family lipoprotein has protein sequence MNKYIFIQYIIIITSVFSACNSSKEYEHSQSFTLQSFKQTKTLEGRPVVFEEPVKRPVHIYTIDSFLVLINMRTNLFIDRYNLNTLEKTGEYISFGNGPDEMIAPKHVIVQDSDVCILDRGKQKLAIYNKFDFCHNQSPVLKKTINFKDFVSNIQLLKNGTIVTTIHSPEHQRLSFFNLNGEFIETKGEYPIIKNHELNTIQKMAGYECSIVANEEKDKIFVAYNYTDLIEIYDMKGNLITRKQGPEGFFPSIIIHNNGNEQTIGFEKGKSKDGYFSPIAYKNEIYVLYSGKIYDPDNYDFNNDFLFVFDWDGNPIRIYNLDTPIFSFTIDPKTDRLYGITNEPEYHIVMMQL, from the coding sequence ATGAACAAATATATATTTATACAATACATCATTATTATAACAAGTGTATTTTCTGCATGCAATTCAAGTAAAGAATATGAACACTCACAATCTTTCACCCTCCAAAGTTTTAAACAAACAAAGACATTGGAAGGGAGACCTGTTGTATTTGAAGAACCTGTAAAGAGACCTGTACATATATATACGATAGATTCATTTTTAGTATTAATCAATATGCGAACTAATTTATTTATAGACAGATATAACTTAAATACTCTTGAAAAAACCGGAGAATATATTTCTTTTGGAAATGGGCCAGATGAAATGATTGCTCCTAAACATGTAATTGTTCAAGACTCTGATGTCTGTATTTTAGATAGAGGAAAACAAAAGCTTGCTATATATAACAAATTTGATTTTTGCCACAATCAATCACCTGTATTAAAAAAAACAATTAATTTCAAGGATTTCGTCAGTAACATACAACTCTTAAAAAACGGTACAATAGTTACAACTATACATTCCCCAGAACACCAAAGATTGTCATTCTTTAATCTAAATGGAGAATTCATTGAAACTAAAGGGGAATACCCCATTATTAAAAATCACGAGTTAAACACCATTCAAAAAATGGCAGGATATGAATGTAGTATAGTAGCAAATGAAGAGAAGGATAAAATATTCGTTGCATATAATTATACCGATTTAATAGAAATTTATGATATGAAAGGAAATCTTATTACCCGTAAACAAGGTCCTGAAGGATTCTTTCCTTCAATCATAATTCACAACAATGGCAATGAACAAACTATAGGCTTTGAGAAGGGGAAGTCTAAAGACGGTTACTTTTCTCCAATTGCATATAAAAATGAAATCTATGTTTTATATTCAGGAAAAATATACGATCCTGACAATTATGACTTTAACAATGATTTTCTATTTGTTTTTGATTGGGATGGAAATCCAATCCGCATTTACAATTTAGATACTCCCATTTTTTCATTTACCATTGATCCTAAAACTGATAGACTATATGGTATAACTAATGAGCCTGAATATCATATTGTAATGATGCAACTATAG